TGGGTTGGGGAGGTGCTGGCCTTAGGAGGCCAGCGCAGATTCAATGGCGGCGACGATCTTTGGGTCGTCAGGTGTGACTTCGGGCGAAAATCTGGCGATGACGTTTCCTTTACGGTCGACCAGGAACTTTTCGAAGTTCCAGAGGATTCCGGGTTCGGGGTTCGTAGTGGCACCATTGTGCTTATCGCGGAGGAAGCCGTTGAGTCTTTCGCGGAAACTGGAGCGGGTTTCGCTGGTGGTGTTGGGTTGAGCGGCGATAAGGGCTTGATAGAGGGGATGCGTCGAAGGTCCGGTGACAGCGATTTTGGAGAATATGGGGAAGTCGACCGAGTAGTTGGCGCGACAGAAGGCTGCGATCTCATCGTTTGTGCCGGGTTCCTGAGCCCCGAAGTCGTTGGCGGGAAAGCCACAGACAACCAGGCCCGAGTCTTTAAATTGTGAATAGAGCTTTTCAAGGGCCTCGTACTGGGGCGTAAGACCGCACTGAGAGGCTACGTTGACCAGGAGCAGTACTTTGTCACGGTAATCGGCCAGGGAGGTTGGAGTACCGTCGATGCGCTGAAGCGGGATGTCATAAAGGTTAGGCATGGGTCCAGTTTATCGCCGGCATAAAAAAACACTGAAAATTTGACGAGCCAAGTTAGTATCGAATACGGCCATGTCATTTACTGATGTACTTTTTGGGCGCCCTCTGGCGTCCAGTGACGAACGCGCCGAGCATATCGGCGTTGCAGCGGGAATTCCGATCTTTGGACTGGATGCTCTGACGAGCGCGGCTTATGGGCCTGAGGCAGCGATGACGCTGCTGATCCCGCTGGGGCTCATGGGGCTGGATCATATCGTTCCTGTCATCTCAGCGATCCTGATCCTTCTGGTTATTGTGTATTTCAGCTATCGCCAGACGATTGAGGCGTATCCGAGCGGCGGCGGGTCGTACACGGTTGCGACGGAAAACCTCGGTGAGGGGGCTGGACTGCTGGCGGCGGCGGCCCTGATGATTGATTACATTCTGACGGCGGCGGTGGGTATTTCGGCCGGCGTGAGTGCGCTGACCTCGGCGGTTCCTGAACTGCATAATCATCGCCTGTCGATTTGTCTGGTGATTCTGGCAATTCTGGCGATTGTTAATCTACGAGGCGTAAAAGACACCGGTGCGGCGTTCATTATTCCCACATTTCTTTTTGTTGCAACACTGCTGACTGTGATTGCGGTTGGGGTATTTCGCGTTTATGCCAGCCACGGACATCCGGTTCCAGTTGTTATACCCCCTCCTCCTGCGGTCCAGACGGTGAAATATCTCTCGTTGTGGTTACTGCTGAAGACGTTTTCCAGCGGTTGTGCTGCGATGACAGGAGTGGAAGCCGTATCGAATGGTGTGATGGCGTTCGAGGAGCCTCGATCCAAGAAGGCGCAGCGTGCGCTAACAATTATTGTTGGGACACTGATTGTTCTTTTATTTGGCATTGCGTGGCTTTCGAAGGCTTACGGAATTACCGCGATGGATCCG
This portion of the Edaphobacter sp. 4G125 genome encodes:
- a CDS encoding glutathione peroxidase, which encodes MPNLYDIPLQRIDGTPTSLADYRDKVLLLVNVASQCGLTPQYEALEKLYSQFKDSGLVVCGFPANDFGAQEPGTNDEIAAFCRANYSVDFPIFSKIAVTGPSTHPLYQALIAAQPNTTSETRSSFRERLNGFLRDKHNGATTNPEPGILWNFEKFLVDRKGNVIARFSPEVTPDDPKIVAAIESALAS